A stretch of Oryza brachyantha chromosome 4, ObraRS2, whole genome shotgun sequence DNA encodes these proteins:
- the LOC102716865 gene encoding G-type lectin S-receptor-like serine/threonine-protein kinase B120, which produces MASYHQVFVFLLLLVCFCKSDDSLTPARPLSPGDVLVSGGGAFALGFFSLTNSTSELYVGVWYNKIPVRTYVWVANRNDPIKTSSSSVKLFLTNGSDLVLSDSNGGGTAVWTTANNISTGGDGATAVLLDTGNFVVRLPNGSEVWRSFEHPTDTIVPNVSFPLSYMADRSRRIVAWRGPDDPSAGDFSMGGDSSSDLQIVVWNATRLHWRRAAWTGAPIFGVIQSNTSFRLYQTIDGDTADGFSFRLTVPDGSPPMRMTLEYTGVLTFQSWDSNASSWTAFSEFPTTACDQYASCGPFGYCDGAEAAPSCKCLDGFVPVDGLDISRGCRSKEADLGCGGGGAGDGFLTLTSMKTPDKFLHVRHRSFDECTAECSRNCSCRAYAYASLSSVDGTMDDRSRCLIWTGELVDTGKFRDGTGGENLYLRIPSSEVNKTRSRSVLKIVLPVMAVLLVILASTYLVCKSRGKQRSKKVQSKHSLQGRKDYPSEVGNENVEFSSVGFDAILAATNNFSDDNLLGKGGFGKVYKGVLEGGIEVAVKRLSKGSGQGAEEFRNEVVLIAKLQHRNLVRLLGCCIQEDEKLLIYEYLPNKSLDAFLFDAKRKDVLDWSTRFKIIKGVARGLLYLHQDSRLTIIHRDLKPSNILLDTEMAPKISDFGMARIFGGNEQEANTTRVVGTYGYMSPEYALDGCFSVKSDTYSFGVILLEVVSGLKISSAHLKVECSNLIAHAWSLWKDGNASDFVDASIVESCPIHEALRCINLGLLCVQDQPSARPLMSSVVFMLENEAAVLPAPKEPLYFTMRNYETNDDYSRDSTRRSLNRMSITTLEVR; this is translated from the exons ATGGCAAGCTACCATCAAGTGTTCGTGTTCCTCCTGCTCCTTGTTTGTTTCTGCAAATCCGACGACAGTCTAACACCTGCGAGGCCACTGTCCCCCGGCGATGTTctcgtctccggcggcggcgcgttcgCTCTCGGCTTCTTCTCCCTGACGAACTCAACCTCGGAGCTGTACGTCGGCGTGTGGTACAACAAGATCCCCGTGCGCACCTACGTGTGGGTCGCCAATCGCAACGACCCCATCAAgacgagctcctcctccgtgAAGCTGTTCTTGACAAATGGTTCGGACCTCGTGCTGTCCGACTCcaatggcggcggcaccgCCGTCTGGACGACGGCGAACAATATCTCCACCGGGGGCGATGGGGCCACCGCCGTGCTGCTCGACACCGGAAACTTCGTCGTGCGGCTGCCGAACGGCTCCGAGGTGTGGCGGAGCTTCGAGCACCCGACGGACACCATCGTGCCGAACGTGAGCTTCCCGCTTAGCTACATGGCCGACCGGTCGCGCCGCATTGTCGCGTGGAGGGGGCCCGACGACCCGTCAGCCGGCGACTTCTCCATGGGCGGCGACTCCAGCTCGGACCTCCAGATCGTCGTCTGGAACGCGACGAGGCTGCACTGGCGGCGCGCCGCGTGGACCGGCGCGCCGATCTTCGGCGTCATCCAGAGCAACACCAGCTTCAGGCTGTACCAGACGATCGACGGCGACACGGCCGACGGCTTCAGCTTCAGGCTGACCGTCCCCGACGGCTCGCCGCCGATGCGCATGACGCTGGAGTACACCGGCGTGCTCACCTTCCAGAGCTGGGACAGCAACGCGTCGTCGTGGACCGCCTTCTCCGAGTTCCCCACCACGGCCTGCGACCAGTACGCCTCGTGCGGGCCCTTCGGCTACTGCGACGGCGCCGAGGCAGCTCCGTCGTGCAAGTGCCTCGACGGCTTCGTCCCCGTCGACGGCCTCGACATCTCCAGAGGATGTCGGAGTAAGGAGGCCGACCtgggatgcggcggcggcggcgccggagatgGCTTCTTGACCTTGACGAGCATGAAGACGCCGGACAAGTTCTTGCACGTGAGGCACAGAAGCTTCGATGAGTGCACCGCAGAGTGCAGCCGCAACTGCTCCTGCAGAGCCTATGCTTATGCGAGCCTGAGCAGTGTCGACGGCACCATGGACGACCGGTCGAGGTGCTTGATCTGGACGGGGGAGCTCGTCGACACCGGCAAGTTCAGagacggcaccggcggcgagaaCCTGTACCTCCGAATTCCCAGCTCAGAAG TTAACAAGACGAGAAGTAGATCAGTGCTGAAGATTGTACTCCCGGTTATGGCTGTTCTTCTGGTGATTCTTGCAAGCACATACCTTGTATGCAAATCAAGAG GCAAACAACGAAGCAAGAAAGTTCAGAGCAAACACTCACTTCAAGGCAGGAAGGATTATCCAAGCGAAGTTGGAAACGAAAATGTAGAATTTTCCTCTGTTGGCTTCGATGCGATCCTCGCGGCAACAAACAATTTCTCCGATGACAACTTGCTTGGAAAAGGAGGTTTTGGAAAAGTATACAAG ggaGTTTTGGAGGGTGGCATTGAAGTTGCTGTCAAGAGGCTTAGTAAGGGTTCAGGGCAAGGCGCTGAGGAGTTCAGAAATGAAGTGGTTCTGATTGCCAAATTACAACACAGAAACTTGGTTAGGCTTCTCGGTTGCTGCATTCAAGAAGATGAGAAGTTACTCATCTACGAATACTTACCAAACAAAAGCTTGGATGCCTTCCTTTTTG ATGCTAAAAGGAAAGATGTGCTTGATTGGTCGACGAGGTTCAAGATCATTAAAGGGGTAGCAAGAGGTCTTCTGTATCTTCACCAGGATTCAAGATTAACAATAATCCATAGAGATCTGAAACCAAGCAACATCTTGTTGGACACAGAAATGGCTCCTAAAATATCGGATTTCGGCATGGCAAGGATCTTCGGTGGAAATGAGCAAGAAGCTAACACCACCAGAGTTGTTGGGACATA TGGCTACATGTCACCTGAATATGCTTTGGATGGCTGTTTTTCCGTCAAGTCTGACACCTATAGTTTTGGAGTTATACTATTGGAAGTTGTCAGTGGCTTAAAGATCAGCTCAGCCCATCTCAAAGTGGAGTGTTCAAACCTTATAGCCCAT GCATGGAGCTTATGGAAAGATGGCAATGCAAGCGATTTTGTGGACGCATCAATTGTGGAGAGCTGCCCAATCCATGAAGCTTTGCGGTGTATTAACTTGGGACTCCTGTGTGTCCAAGATCAACCAAGTGCGAGGCCACTCATGTCATCCGTCGTGTTCATGTTGGAGAACGAGGCAGCAGTGCTTCCTGCTCCCAAGGAGCCCCTGTATTTCACCATGAGGAACTACGAGACCAACGATGACTACTCGAGAGACAGCACGAGAAGATCTCTGAACCGCATGAGTATTACAACGCTAGAAGTGCGCTAA
- the LOC107304081 gene encoding polycystic kidney disease protein 1-like 3 codes for MDDSDTPSGGSGQNPPNAPPGSRKRKREDDDESPSTTNPRRSRRLAGEAPDIPDPEGAGPSSRSPKGATRQSKSLGKSTVGAGRPPGPPRASRGRKRGAAAGSRATSEGQESSSATIAIARRSPKPVTTLAVSAWMQSAAAGKLWSRTSRKNRMSGHADTRMKAAILPVRGERSVLAPDDPASPCMELELDPPDVASPKAAQVDPPDVASPKAAQVDPPDVASPAQVDPLVMDPPDVASPEAAQEANLPTGDTIEEDSDEDHA; via the exons ATGGACGACTCCGACACCCCTTCCGGCGGCTCCGGCCAGAACCCACCCAACGCCCCGCCGGGATCCAGGAAGCGCAAGCGCGAGGACGATGATGAGTCCCCGTCTACTACTAACCCGAGGCGGAGCAGGCGCCTCGCTGGTGAGGCTCCGGATATCCCCGACCCCGAGGGAGCAGGGCCGTCGTCGCGGTCGCCGAAGGGAGCCACGAGGCAGAGCAAGAGCCTCGGTAAGAGCACCGTGGGGGCAGGGAGACCACCGGGGCCGCCGAGAGCCTCGAGGGGGAGAAAGCGCGGCGCTGCCGCGGGGTCTCGGGCTACCAGCGAGGGACAAGAGTCGTCGTCGGCTACAATTGCGATTGCGAGGAGGAGCCCGAAGCCGGTGACGACCTTGGCCGTGTCGGCGTGGATGCAGAGCGCGGCCGCGGGGAAGCTGTGGAGCAGGACCTCAAGAAAAAACAGAATGAGCGGCCACGCGGACACGAGGATGAAGGCGGCGATCCTGCCCGTGCGCGGGGAGCGCTCCGTCCTCGCGCCGGATGaccccgcctcgccgtgcatGGAGCTTGAGTTGGACCCGCCGGACGTGGCTAGTCCCAAGGCGGCGCAGGTGGACCCGCCGGACGTGGCTAGTCCCAAGGCAGCGCAGGTGGACCCGCCGGACGTGGCTAGTCCGGCGCAGGTGGACCCGCTGGTGATGGACCCGCCGGACGTGGCTAGTCCCGAGGCGGCGCAGGAG GCAAACTTGCCTACAGGAGACACTATAGAAGAGGACAGCGATGAAGACCATGCTTAA